One window of Cohnella hashimotonis genomic DNA carries:
- a CDS encoding ABC transporter ATP-binding protein — translation MIQFDGVTKKYPDGTSALKGINLEIAEGELVTLIGPSGCGKSTTMKMINRLVEPTGGRIIIDGKDISKINPVRLRRDIGYVIQHIGLFPHMTIKDNVAIVPRLKRMDKKAYERRIDELMDMVGLDPEKYRDRYPSELSGGQQQRIGVIRAMAAEPSIILMDEPFSALDPISREQLQDELIRLQETVKKTIVFVSHDMDEALKIADRIVLMKGGEIVQADKPERILRRPKNDFVRSFIGEGRLNEASEQLSVEDVMLWNPVTVNQSRGLAHGAKLMKQHRVNGLLVLDKNRVLQGVVSREALEENYRNEDLTLQEIMRTDIPNVVVGSSVGDAVDVMKQHGMSYLPVVHPNGQIAGLVTNSSLIDALLKQI, via the coding sequence TTGATCCAATTTGACGGCGTCACCAAGAAGTATCCGGACGGCACTAGTGCTTTGAAGGGCATCAACCTCGAGATCGCGGAAGGCGAGCTCGTCACGCTGATCGGCCCGAGCGGATGCGGCAAGTCCACGACGATGAAGATGATCAACCGGCTCGTGGAGCCGACTGGCGGACGAATCATCATCGACGGCAAAGACATCTCCAAGATCAATCCCGTCCGGTTGAGACGGGATATCGGCTATGTCATCCAGCATATCGGATTGTTCCCGCATATGACGATCAAGGACAACGTCGCGATCGTGCCGCGGCTCAAGCGCATGGACAAAAAGGCGTACGAACGCCGGATCGACGAGCTGATGGACATGGTCGGCCTCGACCCGGAAAAATACCGCGACCGGTACCCGTCCGAGCTGAGCGGCGGCCAGCAGCAGCGGATCGGCGTCATCCGGGCGATGGCGGCGGAGCCTTCGATCATCCTGATGGACGAGCCGTTCAGCGCGCTCGACCCGATCAGCCGCGAGCAGCTGCAGGACGAGCTGATCCGGCTGCAGGAAACCGTGAAGAAGACGATCGTCTTCGTCTCTCACGATATGGACGAGGCGCTCAAGATCGCGGACCGCATCGTTCTGATGAAGGGCGGCGAGATCGTTCAGGCCGACAAGCCCGAACGCATATTGCGGCGTCCCAAAAACGACTTCGTGCGCAGCTTCATCGGCGAGGGCCGTTTGAACGAAGCTTCCGAGCAGCTATCGGTAGAGGACGTCATGCTGTGGAATCCCGTGACGGTGAACCAGTCCCGCGGCCTTGCGCACGGGGCAAAATTAATGAAGCAGCATCGCGTCAACGGCCTGCTCGTGCTCGACAAAAATCGCGTGCTGCAAGGCGTCGTATCGAGAGAAGCGCTCGAGGAAAATTATCGGAACGAGGATCTGACGCTGCAGGAAATCATGCGGACCGACATCCCGAACGTCGTCGTTGGCTCGAGCGTCGGGGATGCGGTGGACGTCATGAAACAGCACGGCATGAGCTACTTGCCCGTCGTTCACCCCAACGGCCAGATCGCGGGCCTCGTGACCAATTCCAGCCTGATCGACGCGCTGCTGAAGCAGATCTGA
- a CDS encoding glycine betaine ABC transporter substrate-binding protein, translated as MNLWDVFINRRDDIVRGTLEHLQISFIALFIAIVISVPAGLALTRFRRLASPVIGLTSLFQTIPSLALLGFMIPLVGIGRVPAIIALTVYALLPILRNTYTGIMNVEKPIKEAGIGMGMTGMQVMWRIELPLALNVIMAGIRTATVMVIGVATLASLVGAGGLGDLIFRGISTVNTELILAGTIPAALLALLLDFLLERMERAVTPPGLRTVGRKRTNRFVRVVEIALGILLVAAIATSLLGRGGLGFGGGGGGKTITVGGKNFTEQDILVHMLSSLIEAKTDLKVVRKPFLGGSQVTHSALTSGSIDLYPEYTGTGWSSVLGEAPVGGDPQATYDKVKAAYETRFGVTWLPPFGFNNTYTLSMRADVAQRLGIDTMSQLAARSSGLTLGATHEFLEREDGFKGLQAAYGMRFKKVTGLDPGLTYGAVKEGTTDVNDAFSTDGRIQAFKLKALKDDKQFFPPYYAAVVIRDDTLKAHPELEETLNLLAGKIDDKTMSALNGKVDLEHKEPRAVAEQWLKEQGLI; from the coding sequence ATGAATCTTTGGGACGTATTCATCAACCGGCGCGACGACATCGTTCGCGGCACGCTTGAGCATCTGCAAATTTCATTTATCGCGCTGTTTATCGCGATCGTGATCTCGGTCCCTGCGGGCCTCGCCTTGACGCGTTTCCGGCGGCTCGCCTCTCCCGTCATCGGGCTGACCTCGCTGTTCCAGACGATCCCGAGCCTCGCGCTGCTCGGCTTTATGATCCCGCTCGTCGGCATCGGCCGGGTGCCGGCCATCATCGCGCTGACGGTATATGCGCTGCTCCCGATCCTTCGCAATACGTACACCGGTATCATGAACGTGGAAAAACCGATCAAGGAAGCCGGCATCGGCATGGGGATGACGGGCATGCAGGTCATGTGGCGCATCGAGCTGCCGCTGGCGCTGAACGTCATCATGGCAGGCATCCGCACCGCGACGGTCATGGTGATCGGCGTCGCCACGCTGGCCTCGCTCGTCGGAGCCGGCGGTCTTGGGGATCTCATTTTCCGCGGCATCTCGACGGTCAACACCGAGCTCATCCTGGCGGGCACGATTCCCGCGGCGCTGCTCGCGCTGCTGCTCGATTTTTTGCTGGAACGGATGGAACGGGCGGTCACGCCGCCCGGCTTAAGAACGGTCGGCCGCAAACGGACGAATCGCTTCGTGCGAGTCGTCGAGATCGCGCTCGGCATCCTGCTCGTCGCGGCGATCGCGACGAGTTTGCTGGGACGCGGCGGTCTCGGGTTCGGCGGAGGCGGAGGCGGCAAGACGATCACCGTGGGCGGCAAAAACTTCACAGAGCAGGATATTCTCGTCCATATGCTGTCTTCGCTAATCGAGGCCAAGACCGATTTGAAGGTCGTGCGCAAACCGTTTCTCGGCGGCTCCCAGGTGACGCACAGCGCGCTGACGAGCGGCAGCATCGATCTGTACCCGGAATATACGGGGACGGGCTGGTCGTCGGTGCTTGGCGAAGCGCCGGTGGGCGGCGATCCCCAAGCTACCTACGATAAGGTGAAGGCGGCTTACGAGACACGGTTCGGTGTCACCTGGCTGCCGCCGTTCGGCTTCAACAATACGTACACGCTGTCCATGCGCGCCGACGTCGCCCAGCGTCTCGGCATCGATACGATGTCCCAGCTGGCCGCGCGTTCGTCTGGGCTGACGCTCGGTGCGACTCACGAGTTCCTGGAGCGGGAGGACGGCTTCAAAGGCTTGCAGGCCGCTTACGGCATGCGATTCAAAAAGGTGACCGGACTCGACCCCGGCTTGACGTACGGCGCGGTCAAGGAGGGCACGACCGACGTCAACGACGCCTTCTCGACGGACGGGCGCATCCAGGCGTTTAAGCTGAAGGCGCTCAAGGACGACAAGCAATTTTTCCCACCGTACTATGCGGCCGTCGTCATTCGCGACGATACACTGAAGGCGCATCCCGAATTGGAAGAGACGCTGAACCTGCTGGCCGGTAAAATCGACGACAAAACGATGTCCGCGCTCAATGGAAAGGTGGACTTGGAACACAAGGAACCGCGAGCTGTGGCAGAGCAGTGGCTGAAGGAGCAAGGACTGATCTGA
- the fdhD gene encoding formate dehydrogenase accessory sulfurtransferase FdhD — protein sequence MKGGLVSEREEDVAAEYPLTLIVDGEEFATLVCSPSDLTDLVVGFLGSEGVIRVREDIKVLTLDVQGGFARVELVRPQSTAKDFYSKRMIGSCCGKSRQFYFQNDARTAKTLTGGLRISAERCFEWMSRLQAASAEFAATGGVHNAALLDESGAAETRSDIGRHNALDKLFGHCIRHRLSAKDRVIVFSGRLSSEVVLKAAKIGCPILLSKSAPTDLALRLADDLGITCVGFIRADSLNVYTHHHRIVMD from the coding sequence ATGAAAGGCGGGCTCGTCTCCGAACGGGAAGAGGACGTGGCGGCCGAATATCCCCTGACGTTGATCGTCGATGGGGAAGAGTTCGCGACCTTGGTCTGCTCGCCAAGCGACCTGACCGACCTGGTCGTCGGCTTCCTCGGCTCCGAGGGCGTTATTCGTGTCCGCGAGGATATCAAGGTATTAACGCTCGACGTACAAGGCGGCTTTGCCCGCGTCGAGCTCGTCCGTCCGCAGTCCACCGCCAAGGACTTCTATTCGAAGCGTATGATCGGCTCCTGCTGCGGCAAAAGCCGGCAGTTTTATTTTCAGAACGATGCCCGAACGGCCAAAACGCTGACCGGCGGACTGCGGATTTCGGCCGAGCGCTGCTTCGAATGGATGTCCCGGCTGCAGGCGGCTTCGGCCGAATTCGCGGCGACGGGGGGCGTTCACAACGCTGCCTTGCTCGACGAATCGGGAGCGGCGGAGACGAGGTCGGACATCGGCCGGCACAACGCGCTCGACAAGCTGTTCGGCCACTGCATCCGCCATCGCTTATCCGCGAAAGACCGGGTCATCGTGTTCAGCGGCCGCCTGTCCTCGGAGGTCGTCTTGAAGGCCGCCAAGATCGGCTGCCCGATCCTGCTCTCCAAGTCGGCGCCGACGGATCTCGCCCTCAGGCTGGCGGATGACCTCGGCATCACCTGCGTGGGCTTCATCCGCGCGGATTCGCTGAACGTTTACACGCATCATCACCGGATCGTCATGGATTAA
- a CDS encoding FdhF/YdeP family oxidoreductase — protein sequence MGKTKHSGRTKLPGRPDPSLWVSKMPFGLGRQKPHHIRDTMKVVWDNRDNLPYAYRILTQGVCDGCALGVSGLYDQTLTGPHLCTTRLNVLRLNTMGPIKPDVLHADIDELRRMDSAQLRKLGRIPYPLLREKGDSAFRRATWEEALDRIASRIRGVDPKQLAFYLTGRGITNESYYAAAKAARLIGTNNIDNASRICHSPSKTAMKRSLGIGASSCSYRDWIGTDVLVFWGSVASNNQPVSTKYMYAAKRKGTKIIVINPYREPAMEGYWVPSIPESALFGTRLADDFYQVNIGGDIAFMNGVMKHWFEMEDDRPGSAIDHAFVQAHASGYEALKAHVREQEWEALERSSGLSRERMAEFANLLAGARSGVFVWSMGLTQHRFGTDNISQVANLALLRGFIGRAHCGVMPIRGHSGVQGSGEMGADPFSLPGGDFQPEHVRRVEALWGFELPRWQGDIVGVSLENAMLPDDHERKLKVFYTSGGNFLETMPDPDFIRRCLENVDVRVHQDIVLNTSTLADAKEEVWVLPAMTRYEQPGGGTSTSTERMVYFSPEIEGPRIAEARPEWRIYADLAARVRPERRDAVAFADAAAVRAEIAKAAPNYDGIQQLRGRGDVFQWGGAWLCEGGEFPTPDGKGRLLPIELPELRKPEGRFYATTRRGKQFNSMVYGELDPFNGAGRYDVLMNAADAAGLGIREGDAVVVYNRHGVFHGRFKAAAMAAGNLELYWPEGNMLFPKGVYEPHAGIPEYNAAVVVEKAETYHALKDTRYAEKRIEELDLDMPE from the coding sequence ATGGGCAAAACGAAGCATTCGGGGCGAACAAAGCTGCCGGGACGTCCGGATCCCAGTCTGTGGGTGAGCAAGATGCCGTTCGGCCTCGGCAGGCAGAAGCCGCATCATATCCGCGACACGATGAAGGTCGTCTGGGACAACCGCGACAATTTGCCGTACGCATACAGAATATTGACGCAAGGCGTCTGCGACGGATGCGCGCTCGGCGTGTCCGGCCTCTACGACCAGACGCTGACGGGTCCGCATCTGTGCACGACGCGGCTGAACGTGCTGCGGCTGAACACGATGGGGCCGATCAAGCCGGACGTTTTGCATGCCGACATCGACGAGCTCAGACGGATGGACAGCGCTCAGCTGCGAAAATTGGGGCGCATCCCTTACCCGCTCCTGCGCGAAAAGGGCGACTCGGCCTTCAGGCGCGCCACATGGGAGGAGGCGCTGGACCGCATAGCGAGCCGTATCCGCGGCGTGGATCCGAAGCAACTGGCCTTTTACCTGACCGGGCGCGGCATTACGAACGAATCGTATTACGCAGCGGCCAAGGCCGCGCGCCTGATCGGCACGAACAACATCGACAACGCGTCGCGCATCTGTCATTCGCCCTCGAAGACCGCGATGAAGCGGTCGCTCGGCATCGGCGCTTCCAGCTGCAGCTACAGGGATTGGATCGGTACGGACGTGCTCGTGTTCTGGGGGAGCGTAGCCTCGAACAACCAGCCGGTGTCCACCAAGTATATGTACGCCGCCAAGCGCAAAGGCACGAAGATCATCGTGATCAACCCGTACCGGGAGCCCGCGATGGAGGGCTACTGGGTGCCTTCGATCCCCGAGTCCGCGCTGTTCGGCACGAGGCTGGCCGACGACTTTTACCAGGTGAACATCGGCGGCGACATCGCGTTCATGAACGGCGTCATGAAGCATTGGTTCGAGATGGAGGACGATCGGCCCGGCTCGGCGATCGACCATGCGTTCGTGCAGGCGCACGCGAGCGGCTACGAAGCGCTGAAGGCGCATGTGCGCGAGCAGGAGTGGGAGGCGCTCGAACGGTCGTCGGGCTTGTCGCGCGAGCGAATGGCCGAATTCGCGAACTTGCTGGCCGGCGCGCGCAGCGGCGTCTTCGTGTGGAGCATGGGGCTCACCCAGCACCGCTTCGGCACGGACAATATCTCGCAGGTCGCCAATCTCGCGCTGCTCCGCGGCTTTATCGGCAGGGCGCATTGCGGCGTCATGCCGATCCGCGGACATAGCGGGGTACAGGGCTCCGGCGAAATGGGAGCTGATCCGTTCAGCCTGCCGGGCGGGGACTTCCAGCCGGAGCACGTCCGCCGAGTCGAAGCGCTGTGGGGATTCGAGCTGCCGCGCTGGCAGGGCGACATCGTCGGCGTGTCGCTCGAGAACGCGATGCTGCCGGACGATCATGAGCGCAAGCTTAAGGTGTTTTATACGTCCGGCGGCAACTTCCTCGAGACGATGCCGGACCCCGACTTCATCCGGCGATGCCTGGAAAACGTCGACGTGCGCGTCCATCAGGACATCGTCCTTAATACCTCTACGCTTGCAGATGCTAAAGAGGAGGTGTGGGTGCTCCCCGCCATGACCCGGTACGAACAGCCGGGCGGCGGCACGTCCACTTCGACGGAGCGGATGGTGTATTTCTCGCCGGAGATCGAAGGCCCGCGCATCGCTGAAGCCCGGCCCGAGTGGCGGATCTATGCCGATCTGGCGGCCCGCGTCAGGCCGGAGCGCCGCGATGCCGTCGCCTTCGCCGACGCGGCCGCCGTTCGCGCGGAGATCGCCAAGGCTGCGCCGAACTACGACGGCATTCAGCAGCTGCGAGGGCGCGGCGACGTCTTTCAATGGGGCGGCGCCTGGCTGTGCGAAGGCGGCGAGTTCCCTACGCCGGACGGCAAGGGCAGGCTTCTGCCGATCGAGCTGCCGGAGCTTCGCAAGCCCGAAGGGCGCTTTTACGCGACGACGCGCCGCGGCAAGCAGTTCAATTCGATGGTGTACGGCGAGCTCGATCCGTTTAACGGCGCAGGGCGGTACGACGTGCTCATGAACGCGGCGGACGCGGCAGGGCTCGGCATTCGCGAAGGCGACGCAGTCGTCGTTTATAACCGGCACGGCGTTTTTCACGGCAGGTTCAAGGCGGCGGCGATGGCCGCAGGCAACCTCGAGCTGTATTGGCCGGAAGGCAACATGCTGTTTCCCAAAGGCGTCTACGAGCCTCATGCGGGCATCCCCGAATATAATGCGGCGGTCGTCGTGGAGAAGGCGGAGACTTACCATGCCTTGAAGGATACGCGTTACGCGGAAAAGCGAATCGAGGAATTGGACCTCGACATGCCGGAATAA
- a CDS encoding DNA-3-methyladenine glycosylase, translating to MTIKPVSLSFFRKPTLELARSLLGMLLVKETELGITSGWIVETEAYVGPGDRAAHSYGGRRTPRTEVMFGPPGYAYTYVMHTHCLFNVVSGEPGCPEAVLIRAVEPVMGEALMLERRGPLKKIHHLTNGPGKLTKALGIGIGDYGLPLDKPPLYIAEGRAVSSVSAGPRIGIDNSGEARDYPWRFWETGNPFVSRKG from the coding sequence ATGACGATCAAGCCCGTATCCCTCTCTTTTTTCCGGAAGCCGACGCTCGAGCTGGCCCGATCGCTGCTCGGGATGCTGCTCGTCAAGGAAACGGAACTCGGCATCACCTCCGGTTGGATCGTGGAGACCGAAGCGTACGTTGGACCGGGAGACCGAGCCGCGCACAGCTATGGCGGCCGCCGGACGCCGCGAACAGAAGTGATGTTCGGTCCGCCGGGGTACGCGTATACGTATGTCATGCATACCCACTGCCTGTTCAACGTGGTGAGCGGCGAGCCCGGCTGTCCCGAAGCCGTATTGATCAGAGCCGTCGAGCCCGTGATGGGAGAAGCGCTGATGCTCGAGCGGCGTGGTCCGTTAAAGAAAATCCATCACCTGACCAACGGACCTGGCAAGCTGACGAAGGCGCTGGGCATCGGCATCGGGGATTACGGACTTCCGCTAGACAAGCCGCCGCTGTATATCGCAGAGGGAAGGGCTGTGTCGTCCGTATCCGCCGGCCCGCGTATCGGCATTGATAACAGCGGCGAGGCGAGAGATTACCCGTGGCGGTTTTGGGAGACGGGCAATCCGTTCGTGTCGCGGAAGGGTTGA
- a CDS encoding Imm70 family immunity protein, with translation MELFTPVGLMLDEHLWFEIGSGDFLHCFFSTISYRLEPNGWGSKYPFMMKKLYHEDMEKKYNLQLLEEVKAIQNSWSISPDDVVWDIEDLSKQPPWGEINDPSIMSLANYFSTESGPDLLICFMLR, from the coding sequence GTGGAACTTTTTACGCCTGTTGGACTAATGTTGGATGAGCATTTATGGTTTGAAATTGGCTCAGGGGATTTTTTGCATTGCTTCTTTTCAACGATAAGTTACCGATTGGAACCGAATGGATGGGGCAGCAAATATCCATTTATGATGAAAAAGCTATATCATGAAGACATGGAGAAAAAGTACAATTTACAATTGCTTGAAGAGGTAAAAGCTATCCAAAATAGCTGGAGTATTAGTCCTGATGATGTAGTTTGGGATATTGAAGATTTATCGAAACAGCCACCTTGGGGAGAAATCAATGATCCTTCCATAATGAGCCTGGCGAATTACTTTTCCACAGAGAGTGGCCCGGACTTGTTAATTTGTTTTATGTTGCGTTGA
- a CDS encoding ABC transporter substrate-binding protein has protein sequence MRISKVFLVLCIVLVFLVSCTSKENKIFEEKKTYELKVLYWDSESFFSTYGNYINSEFPNIEFEVIPLKQIYVSDIPPKEEINKLVSDENPDIMILNQGQYDFLESKLEPLKSIISKETFSSLQKGVKELLESYGEGDVYGIPMSFTTNLMFYNKDILDSFNIDPQTFNQMDWIQFFQMIRKIPPAEDQLAFYAQSSEPASLITSIGISEGYSYLDQNSSKINLNTEGWKSIIEAIKPLYNDHLINSWDSSYGFDKNPFIQGSAATMIGDYNLFRSLTENSPSFTWGVAPLPSKDHSRASMNLEKIITINKESGNKNAAIKFIEYLMSEKMTKILGNIDTSLSSSMYSSVSKNESNPIHFIYDLSANLDSISSYKKIEAMPEEFNNSFSPFFVDIIRQIINNEIDINVGLNKLEEFGNNLLGAN, from the coding sequence ATGAGAATTTCCAAAGTTTTTTTGGTATTATGTATTGTTTTAGTGTTTCTTGTAAGTTGTACAAGTAAGGAGAACAAAATATTTGAAGAGAAAAAAACTTATGAACTTAAAGTACTGTACTGGGACAGCGAAAGCTTTTTCTCAACATATGGAAATTATATCAATAGTGAGTTTCCAAATATAGAATTCGAAGTGATTCCATTGAAGCAAATTTATGTTAGTGATATTCCTCCGAAGGAAGAAATCAATAAATTAGTTTCTGATGAAAATCCAGATATTATGATACTTAATCAAGGACAATACGACTTTTTAGAGAGTAAATTAGAACCATTAAAATCAATTATTTCAAAAGAGACATTTTCGTCACTTCAAAAGGGTGTTAAAGAACTTTTAGAGTCATATGGTGAGGGGGATGTTTATGGGATACCGATGTCTTTTACTACAAATCTGATGTTCTATAATAAAGATATATTAGATAGTTTTAATATCGACCCCCAGACATTTAACCAAATGGATTGGATTCAGTTTTTTCAAATGATTCGTAAAATACCTCCTGCAGAAGACCAACTTGCTTTTTATGCACAATCGTCTGAACCAGCATCATTAATTACGAGTATTGGAATCTCGGAAGGTTATTCCTATCTCGATCAAAACAGTTCAAAAATCAACTTAAATACGGAAGGATGGAAAAGCATTATTGAAGCTATTAAGCCTTTGTACAACGATCATCTTATAAACTCGTGGGATTCTTCATATGGCTTCGATAAAAACCCATTTATACAGGGAAGCGCCGCAACAATGATAGGGGACTATAATTTATTTAGATCGCTAACAGAAAATAGTCCTTCCTTTACTTGGGGGGTAGCTCCCCTACCTAGTAAAGATCATTCTAGAGCAAGCATGAACTTAGAAAAAATAATTACAATCAATAAAGAGAGCGGTAATAAGAATGCCGCTATAAAATTCATAGAATATCTCATGAGTGAGAAGATGACGAAAATACTCGGTAATATCGATACATCATTATCCTCTTCCATGTATTCATCAGTTAGTAAAAATGAATCTAATCCTATACACTTTATTTATGACTTATCAGCAAATCTTGATAGCATTTCCAGTTATAAAAAGATTGAAGCCATGCCTGAAGAGTTTAACAACAGTTTTTCTCCCTTTTTTGTTGATATTATAAGGCAAATTATTAACAATGAAATCGATATTAATGTGGGATTAAATAAGTTAGAAGAGTTCGGAAACAACTTGCTTGGGGCAAATTAA
- a CDS encoding GH39 family glycosyl hydrolase translates to MVAVDIRFDFKKAGAERVKALHGVNNGPVCYGTLIDVSDYFKEARIPHARLHDTNWPHPREVDINTIFPDFDRDPEDPASYDFRRTDDYIRSVLDTGAKVIYRLGVSIEHTAVKYYTAPPADYDKWARVCTGIIKHYNQGWADGHEWDIRHWEIWNEPDNPTRGCMWDGTPEQFYALYEAASVAIKRFDPQLKVGGFAATMVNHDFTRGFFAYCRERNLPLDFFSWHTYADHPEQVAANAGLVEEWLEVYGYSEAESHFNEWNYMNIDPSLDRGFFTRGAEYYRRDSFDRQKGVEGASFAAATLTLLQDCRVDVANYYDGQPSAMYCGLFDVYGVPQKTYYAFKAFSRLVELGRRVPAEPEGERTAGLYVCAAASEDGGEAAVLISNFAAKSREYRLDLSSLTGSGTYVCSRYTVDKDSDLRLQAEHTFGGAGDGTLAVYAERHSVVLLELRRS, encoded by the coding sequence GTGGTTGCGGTGGATATCCGATTCGATTTTAAAAAGGCGGGGGCGGAACGCGTCAAGGCGCTGCACGGGGTCAACAACGGCCCGGTCTGCTATGGAACGCTCATCGACGTGAGCGATTATTTCAAGGAAGCCCGAATTCCCCATGCCCGGCTGCACGATACCAATTGGCCCCATCCGCGCGAGGTGGACATCAACACGATTTTTCCCGACTTCGACCGGGACCCTGAAGATCCCGCCAGCTACGATTTCCGCCGGACGGACGATTACATCCGGTCCGTACTGGACACCGGAGCGAAAGTGATCTACCGGCTTGGCGTCAGTATCGAGCATACGGCGGTCAAATATTATACGGCGCCGCCCGCCGACTATGACAAATGGGCGCGCGTCTGCACCGGTATCATCAAGCATTACAATCAAGGCTGGGCGGACGGCCACGAATGGGACATTCGCCACTGGGAGATTTGGAACGAGCCCGACAATCCGACGCGCGGCTGCATGTGGGACGGTACGCCCGAGCAGTTCTACGCGTTATATGAAGCAGCTTCGGTGGCGATCAAACGCTTCGACCCGCAGCTGAAGGTCGGCGGATTTGCCGCGACGATGGTCAACCACGACTTCACCCGCGGCTTTTTCGCCTACTGCCGGGAACGGAACCTCCCACTCGATTTCTTCTCCTGGCACACGTATGCCGACCATCCCGAGCAGGTCGCGGCCAACGCCGGGCTCGTCGAGGAATGGCTGGAAGTGTACGGCTATTCCGAGGCGGAAAGCCACTTCAACGAATGGAATTACATGAATATTGATCCCAGTCTCGACCGCGGCTTCTTCACGCGCGGGGCCGAATATTATCGGCGCGATTCCTTCGACCGGCAGAAGGGCGTAGAGGGCGCTTCGTTCGCCGCCGCGACGCTGACGCTGCTCCAGGATTGCCGCGTCGACGTGGCCAACTATTACGACGGCCAGCCGTCGGCGATGTACTGCGGCCTGTTCGACGTCTACGGCGTTCCGCAGAAGACGTATTACGCGTTCAAGGCGTTCTCCCGGCTGGTCGAGCTGGGCCGGCGGGTGCCTGCCGAGCCGGAGGGCGAGCGGACGGCGGGTCTGTACGTCTGCGCGGCCGCGAGCGAAGACGGCGGGGAGGCCGCGGTGCTGATCAGCAATTTTGCGGCCAAGAGCCGGGAATATCGGCTGGATCTGAGTTCCTTGACGGGGAGCGGGACGTACGTCTGCAGCCGCTATACGGTGGACAAGGACAGCGATCTGCGGCTGCAGGCCGAGCATACGTTTGGCGGCGCAGGGGACGGAACGCTCGCCGTGTACGCGGAGCGGCACAGCGTCGTGCTGCTGGAGCTGCGGAGAAGCTAG